atgtcTTCCCTATATATCAGTTTCAGACTTTCAGTTTTACGTAAAGGTCCCAATAccgtttgaattttttttttcaaaagcagCAGAAGGATGAGGAACGTCCAAATTTTCGTTGTTCTTTTCATGACTATCTTCATTGTTTCAGGTACTAAACTGATTTTAAGTATATGAATTTCTCCTAAGTAACACCAAAATAATTGCTGAGAATTACTCGGAgttttagtattattttatttattatatgtgtTTAATACGATAAATCGATTGGGTTGGTTGTGTGAGATAGTCTTCTGAAAAACTTTGGCACATGAAAACGAGGTGCTCTACCTAgctgatatataattaattataggTTTAGTTCTTTATGCATAGCACaaaattttgtatattcttATAATATTCTGATTTTTTCTATTGTCTGAAGCCATGTTCGAAACTACGCTAGGCGTAATGCGTGCGGTTGGATAAGGCCTAGCGCCGAATTAATTAATCGGAGATTATACGGGGATTAATCGGAGcgtaattttaaattattatatacgtTTTAtgggtttatattttaaatatgtaaattaagaACAATAAACTCACATGGTTCAGTGGCAAGACGCATTTATTGGTACCTACAGGTCATGGGTTCAAGTAAAGGAGAgctctttttctctattttttaacGTTTTAGGTTAAATGAAAGCGAAATGACGAAAATAACCATGTCTCCTACCTTAAACCTGCGAATTTTCAGACACAACTGCAGCcgttgagttttttttgttgttgcgaTTTCCATGTTTTTTCTTGCAAATCTTATAGGTTTCAAACAATATATAACAAATCTATTGTGAAATACTTAACTACAGACTTCAAATCACCATAATACTGATTTCTTCAACTTTTCCGAGTAACTGACAGCCCAAGGCCAAATCGCGGCGGTTCGTGGCCGCAACGCGCTTTTCCGGCGAGTATCCGGCCGCCTAAACCGTGTTTTGGAACATGGGTTTGAGGTGCGAGAGAGATGAGAATGAGCCGGGAGACAAGAACTTGCCCCGTGTTCTGGCCAATATATGGTTCCATGCAGAGCCGGACCTGAAATTTCGGAGACCCtatccaaaacaaaaaaaaaaatttaatttttttttaagatatttttttgaaaaaaaaataatttaaaactattttttaagataaaatatttttttttacttaaaaatttaaaagaacatTTTAgtctattataattttttttaatctaattataatttttaaaatctgttttttttttcccaaattgaAATTTTCATTAACGGGCTGGCATCCCAATACCCAATACAACAGGCCAAGTAAACGGGCCCGAAAAACACAAATCACAAACCGGCCCAAGGCCCACCAACAAACTCAATGAACCCAAAGATGCTCCGCCGTCGCGCGGACAAACGCTGCGGCTCCGACGTCGCCCCCCTTCGAAACATCACCGGTAAACCACCCAACGATTAACCCGAGAGAACCGGAAACCACTCCATCCACACATCACCACCGCAACGCCTTCCTCTCCGGTGAAAACTAAACTCGGAGAGAGTCAATCGAGAGTTCGAGATCTCATCCGACACCGTTCAAACCCAACACCGAGATAGAAGCTTCGCGCAGATCAGCACCGTTAACCAAGATCGAGCTTCGATCACCCTATAACGGGATCTCCACCCACCCAAACAAACCAGAACcgtaaaaactaaaagaaagaaGAGTACAAACCCTAAAACGAGACCTAGGGACCAAAGTCGGCGAGGCAAAGCAGCGAAACACTTTCACCCCCCGGGAGCTAGACCAACGACGACAGAGCTAAGGTAGCCTCTACCTCGCGGGGATAGGAACCGGCGTCGACGGAGCTGAAGGAGCCTCCGCCTCCCGGAGACAAACCCAAGTAACCGAACGAGAAACCTCACCGCGCCATCCTCACAACGACCGCGCCCTTGCGCCAGAGACAGAACCGCCATGGACGGCCTTGTTCCAGAGCTCAAGCAAGACGGCCAGAATAGGAGACGAAACCGAGGCGAAGGTCGTTATCTTTACGGGTGGCTGGAGGGCTCCAGTGACGGCACGCGCGCTAACGCGCCGCCAGTCACCGGACCCGATGACAGATctaaaaatctgtttttttatcattttttattttacattaaacatttatatatttagcatatacaaaaaaaaattaaaaaaaaagggccCTTTCAAATGTTTCATAAGCATGGGGTCAAGCCCGGCTCTGGTTCCATGCGATGCTAAAAAATGCGAGAAGATGTGTCTTGACTTTTACAGTACACCGGTGTCCTCTTACTGTGATAAACCCGGAGCCCCAAACGCTCAATGTGCATGTCTTCTTACAGACTGTTGATAATGCTAAAAATCATCTGTTGATCCATTAATAGGCATTATCGTGTATTTATGTAACCCAAAAATAAGTTATACAAAAACCGTTAATTACTCTGTCTTTCTAACATACGTAGATCCGCATGCATTCTAAACTGTTTATGCGCATTCTAAATGGTTTATGCATTCTAAATGGTTTAAACGCAAAGCAGGAGGGCATGCGCGCGCGCGCGCTATAGAACTTTTAATCCTCAAATTACGATTGCCGTTACATGATTCTAGAAAGCGCTCCATAAAACGAAGCATAATACAACACGAGTAAACTACTAATTTCACAAACTTGGCGAAATGCGTTTAACATAATTAATAGCACCGAATATAGCTGTCAGGTTTCTCCCTTATTTAGGGGGGTGATGATGAGAGAACAATGTCGTTTAGATGATTGTACACCGCATCCATAAAACGGTGGGTTTCGATAAGAGGCTTCTCCATTGCTTCCTTCAACTCCCTTAGAGTCAAGCAGTAAGCTTCCTATATGTGAATCAATTTGAcatgttttataattattttttctttataaaattaaatcagaattttaaaataaaataaaacgtgAATATAAAAGCATGTGaatattttgtttgttgttgtgaTTCTTGTGAACTATATCTTGGCTGaaattgtttataatttaaagaaaGGGAAGTAAAAGGAGAATTACCATGAATTGATCAAGTTCTAAAGTGGTAGCTTCGAGTGGAGAATCAGAGTGGAGAGAAAGTTTTGTTAGGGCAAGACCATCCACCGTGTTCATTATCTCCGGTGAGTCAAAGTCGCCGGAACACACCTGGTTTTGATGGGTCCAAATACGTTAGAAATTATAATattgtataaaattttattttaataagatagagaGAGGAGGACCTTTAAACAACTGAGATGCGAGTGAAGAAGAAGCCCATATAGAGGATGGCTTGAGATTCTCTTCTTTAGAAtctcgttttcttcttcttcttttgttttctgattGTTCTCGTGTTTCATGTTTTGTAAGAAACTGTTCTCGTCTTTCTTCACTTCCATGTTTCACTAGTTTTTTACAGAAGCTCTACTAGTACATTCAATAtataacatgtatatatatagtacagAGACAtgtaagaccatctccaacaaTAGATATGGTCTTAGAGTTTTAAATCAATCTTTTAATTGacaataatcaaattaaaaaatttagatactTGCTTAGTTTTAACCCCTCCAATGataaaatcaattattataaaGGTTCTAAGTTTCAAAATACTAACCAATCAAAaataagagagagaaaaaaattgggtgtaatttttttgttcttcttaaAAATACTAACCAATCAGAAAGTGACACGTATTAAGTTAGAGTTGATTCCAAAAATTccattttttaaactatatctATCAATTTTCCtctttttgatttaattttgagCATATAATTAGATAGAACCATTAGATAGAATCTTCCTACATCCGAGACTCTTTAGGAGGTgctattggtttatatattttgattgatttaaaaattcatatagtatttataaatccaagtaaaatatgcaaaaccggaggttttccctcggatttgagtctttgtatttttaactgaaaaatccaaacaaatccattcaaatccattattaaatcaaatatattagtaaatccgtaccattgaataacacttgatttgatatagaatttatgaatcattaaaccaataacacatgattttaatacagatttgaaaatcatagaaccaataacactagatttagttcggattttcaaatccattaaaatacaacaaccaataattCCTACTTATTATTGTTACACATATTTATTGTAcgtatatattaacatatattatcACGATTACATTAATCACTGGTCAATGGTCATACTATATATGGTCAACATGTtacatatatatcatattattaatcggttgtatgtttatttatataaagaaaaaaacaagttagaagaaacaagttaaaaaaaaacaagttattaGATGGGATTGTGACGCGTTTGCATATGAAACTAATCACATGATATACttaatcaagaaaataaataaggATGAGAATGAAAAAGGCTAGATGAAGTGAAAGGAGAGGGAAGAGTGGAGGAACAGTGGAAGCAGAAAATATTATCAAGAAAAGGGTGAAGCATTATGTTGTTGCTTACGAAAGCACTTTGAGTCAGACTGTCGATAAATAGAATTATGCACAAGTTTCATTGTTTCCCATCTTtgcctttttttgttttgatcagTTTTTATCCAATAATTCAAATTTGCTTAATAATAGCTGATAATGAGTTCGGTTCATAAGAAATCACATGTAAAAAACGAAGGAGATTAAACAATGTTTG
This region of Brassica napus cultivar Da-Ae chromosome C5, Da-Ae, whole genome shotgun sequence genomic DNA includes:
- the LOC106400325 gene encoding protein KNATM; translated protein: MEVKKDENSFLQNMKHENNQKTKEEEENEILKKRISSHPLYGLLLHSHLSCLKVCSGDFDSPEIMNTVDGLALTKLSLHSDSPLEATTLELDQFMEAYCLTLRELKEAMEKPLIETHRFMDAVYNHLNDIVLSSSPP